From the Quercus lobata isolate SW786 chromosome 6, ValleyOak3.0 Primary Assembly, whole genome shotgun sequence genome, one window contains:
- the LOC115950602 gene encoding uncharacterized protein LOC115950602 isoform X2: MAFKFFQNHPILAFILALLFTHEILYTAFAASGGRMGGSSFSSEEEKSSYSSSNSYDVYHYHYGQPGYSRGYGSYDDNSRRVNAEPRRENDMNKSGKGFFSWLALLPFGIFGGFLLWMVCTYDTATSVVKIQVGLSGKAHSLQRDLNNLAGAGDTSEKKGFHIILTESIVALLRHQNYWISGYSSVTLVVAVKGTPNLPPIRSTEDLRKVLYHLNSITSRETLAVEVLWTPQVEHDTLSEDELLEKYPILRPI; this comes from the exons ATGGCCTTCAAGTTTTTTCAAAATCACCCAATTCTTGCTTTCATTCTAGCTTTGTTATTCACCCATGAAATTTTGTACACAGCCTTTGCTGCCTCTGGTGGCAGAATGGGTGGTTCTTCCTTCTCTTCAGAGGAAGAAAAATCGTCATATTCCTCGTCTAATTCTTACGATGTATATCATTATCATTATGGTCAACCAGGGTATAGTCGTGGCTATGGATCCTATGATGATAATAGCCGAAGGGTCAATGCAGAGCCAAGGAGAGAGAACGATATGAATAAGAGTGGCAAGGGTTTTTTTTCATGGCTTGCTCTATTGCCATTTGgaatttttggtgggtttttacTTTGGATGGTTTGTACTTATGATACAGCAACGAGCGTTGTCAAGATTCAG GTTGGGCTATCAGGCAAGGCTCATTCACTTCAAAGAGATCTTAATAATCTTGCTGGAGCTGGAGACACATCTGAAAAGAAGGGTTTCCACATCATATTAACAG AGTCCATAGTAGCCCTGCTTCGGCATCAAAATTATTGGATCTCTGGTTATTCATCT GTCACACTCGTGGTCGCTGTTAAAGGTACACCAAATCTTCCTCCAATTAGAAGTACAGAGGACTTAAGAAAGGTCTTGTATCACTTGAATTCCATCACTTCCAGAGAAACATTG GCTGTAGAGGTGCTTTGGACCCCGCAGGTAGAACATGATACATTGTCAGAAGATGAATTGCTTGAAAAATACCCGATTTTGAGGCCAATATGA
- the LOC115950601 gene encoding probable serine/threonine-protein kinase WNK9 isoform X1, giving the protein MNGVTAIEPDYTEFVEVDPTGRYGRYNEILGKGASKTVYRAFDEYEGIEVAWNQVKLYNFLKSPEDLERLYCEIHLLKTLKHSNIMKFYTSWVDIANRNINFVTEMFTSGTLRQYRLKHRRVNIRAVKHWCRQILKGLLYLHSHDPPVIHRDLKCDNIFINGNQGEVKIGDLGLAAILRKSHAARCVGTPEFMAPEVYEEEYNELVDIYAFGMCILEMVTFEYPYSECTHPAQIYKKVISGKKPEALYKVEDPEVRLFVEKCLATVSRRLTARELLKDSFLQIDDYGYNLSPIGYRGDFDELGPLLREPHYGIYHSNCSLINDYGNYLGYIPENDFEASELDLFTCQEDEHLADVDIAIKGKRREDDGLFLRLRIVDKEGRIRNIYFPFDIETDTALSVAAEMVAELDITDQDVTKIADMIDGEISTLVPEWKRGLGIEASPHNTSASFCHNYVSNGSLLDYVSSNNPGAKNLQVLQCSKQGGAAVHGRFEEITYQVEESEQCVTEGAPKTSSQSGVGIHFADIWAQLDGPELSSQRSREIHWDEGSKTLDQTPFGSDERIINVDDQCISNARNSLSTTTSADYALLDDSENEIRQELRWLKAKYQMQLRGLRDQQLGAKWKSSSMSPKSPPLDSPPLKRESNETILESLSSGKHFTSDFPVAADKKCSSVANQSENSEGINESFCPEKMFTAKNFYSGVLLPHSLHRATSLPVDAVDV; this is encoded by the exons ATGAATGGTGTTACAGCTATCGAACCAGATTACACTGAGTTTGTTGAAGTTGATCCCACTGGAAGATATGGAAGA TACAATGAAATTCTTGGCAAAGGAGCTTCAAAGACAGT CTATAGAGCCTTTGATGAGTATGAAGGAATTGAAGTGGCATGGAATCAGGTAAAGCTCTATAACTTCCTGAAAAGTCCTGAAGATCTTGAGAGGCTGTACTGTGAAATTCATTTGCTCAAGACCTTGAAACACAGCAACATCATGAAGTTCTACACTTCCTGGGTTGATATTGCTAACAGGAACATTAACTTTGTCACTGAGATGTTCACCTCTGGTACTCTCAGACA GTATAGGCTAAAGCACCGGAGAGTCAACATTAGAGCAGTGAAGCATTGGTGTAGACAGATTTTGAAAGGCCTTCTATATCTCCACAGCCATGACCCTCCTGTTATCCATAGGGACCTCAAGTGTGACAACATTTTTATCAATGGGAACCAAGGGGAAGTCAAGATTGGTGATCTTGGCCTTGCTGCAATCCTGCGTAAATCTCATGCTGCTCGCTGTGTTG GAACGCCAGAGTTCATGGCACCAGAGGTTTATGAAGAGGAATACAATGAATTAGTAGACATATATGCTTTTGGAATGTGCATCTTGGAGATGGTAACCTTTGAATATCCATACAGTGAATGCACCCACCCTGCTCAGATATACAAGAAAGTTATCTCT GGGAAAAAACCAGAGGCTCTTTATAAAGTAGAAGATCCAGAGGTGCGACTGTTTGTTGAAAAATGCTTAGCAACTGTGTCCCGTAGGCTCACTGCTAGGGAGCTTTTGAAGGACTCTTTTCTCCAAATTGATGATTATGGATATAATTTAAGTCCAATAGGGTACCGAGGAGATTTTGATGAATTAGGCCCTCTCTTAAGAGAACCCCACTACGGAATTTATCATAGTAACTGCTCTTTGATCAACGATTATGGCAATTATCTTGGTTATATACCTGAAAATGATTTTGAAGCAAGTGAACTTGATCTCTTCACTTGTCAAGAGGATGAGCATTTGGCAGATGTTGACATCGCAatcaaagggaaaagaagagaagatgaTGGCCTCTTTTTAAGGCTCAGAATTGTAGATAAAGAAG GCCGTATTCGAAACATCTACTTCCCATTTGACATTGAGACTGACACAGCATTGAGCGTTGCGGCAGAAATGGTGGCAGAGCTTGATATCACTGACCAAGATGTGACAAAAATAGCAGATATGATTGATGGTGAAATTTCTACCTTGGTGCCTGAGTGGAAGAGGGGGCTTGGCATAGAGGCAAGTCCACATAACACAAGTGCAAGTTTCTGTCACAATTATGTTTCAAATGGTTCTCTATTGGATTATGTGTCATCAAATAATCCAGGTGCCAAGAATCTTCAAGTTCTTCAGTGTTCTAAGCAAGGAGGTGCTGCTGTCCATGGCCGTTTCGAAGAAATTACTTATCAGGTAGAAGAGTCTGAACAATGTGTCACTGAAGGTGCACCAAAAACATCAAGCCAGTCCGGTGTTGGCATCCATTTTGCTGACATCTGGGCTCAGCTAGACGGGCCGGAATTGAGTTCACAGAGGTCAAGAGAGATCCACTGGGATGAAGGAAGTAAAACATTGGACCAAACACCCTTTGGATCAGATGAGAGAATTATAAACGTGGATGATCAATGTATATCCAATGCAAGAAACTCTCTCTCCACAACCACTTCAGCTGACTATGCCCTCTTGGATGATTCTGAGAATGAAATTAGGCAAGAATTAAGATGGCTCAAAGCAAAGTATCAAATGCAGTTGAGGGGGCTTAGAGACCAACAATTAGGAGCAAAATGGAAATCTTCAAGCATGTCTCCAAAATCGCCACCATTGGATTCTCCCCCactaaagagagagagcaatgaAACTATCCTGGAATCTTTGTCCTCTGGGAAGCATTTCACTTCAGATTTTCCCGTTGCTGCTGATAAGAAATGCTCCAGTGTGGCAAACCAAAGTGAAAATTCTGAGGGAATCAATGAGTCTTTTTGTCCTGAGAAGATGTTTACTGCCAAGAATTTCTATTCAGGAGTTTTGCTTCCACACTCTCTTCACAGGGCAACTTCTCTTCCAGTTGATGCTGTAGATGTTTAA
- the LOC115950601 gene encoding probable serine/threonine-protein kinase WNK9 isoform X2 — MVLQLSNQITLSLLKLIPLEDMEDTMKFLAKELQRQSIEPLMSMKELKWHGISNIMKFYTSWVDIANRNINFVTEMFTSGTLRQYRLKHRRVNIRAVKHWCRQILKGLLYLHSHDPPVIHRDLKCDNIFINGNQGEVKIGDLGLAAILRKSHAARCVGTPEFMAPEVYEEEYNELVDIYAFGMCILEMVTFEYPYSECTHPAQIYKKVISGKKPEALYKVEDPEVRLFVEKCLATVSRRLTARELLKDSFLQIDDYGYNLSPIGYRGDFDELGPLLREPHYGIYHSNCSLINDYGNYLGYIPENDFEASELDLFTCQEDEHLADVDIAIKGKRREDDGLFLRLRIVDKEGRIRNIYFPFDIETDTALSVAAEMVAELDITDQDVTKIADMIDGEISTLVPEWKRGLGIEASPHNTSASFCHNYVSNGSLLDYVSSNNPGAKNLQVLQCSKQGGAAVHGRFEEITYQVEESEQCVTEGAPKTSSQSGVGIHFADIWAQLDGPELSSQRSREIHWDEGSKTLDQTPFGSDERIINVDDQCISNARNSLSTTTSADYALLDDSENEIRQELRWLKAKYQMQLRGLRDQQLGAKWKSSSMSPKSPPLDSPPLKRESNETILESLSSGKHFTSDFPVAADKKCSSVANQSENSEGINESFCPEKMFTAKNFYSGVLLPHSLHRATSLPVDAVDV; from the exons ATGGTGTTACAGCTATCGAACCAGATTACACTGAGTTTGTTGAAGTTGATCCCACTGGAAGATATGGAAGA TACAATGAAATTCTTGGCAAAGGAGCTTCAAAGACAGT CTATAGAGCCTTTGATGAGTATGAAGGAATTGAAGTGGCATGGAATCAG CAACATCATGAAGTTCTACACTTCCTGGGTTGATATTGCTAACAGGAACATTAACTTTGTCACTGAGATGTTCACCTCTGGTACTCTCAGACA GTATAGGCTAAAGCACCGGAGAGTCAACATTAGAGCAGTGAAGCATTGGTGTAGACAGATTTTGAAAGGCCTTCTATATCTCCACAGCCATGACCCTCCTGTTATCCATAGGGACCTCAAGTGTGACAACATTTTTATCAATGGGAACCAAGGGGAAGTCAAGATTGGTGATCTTGGCCTTGCTGCAATCCTGCGTAAATCTCATGCTGCTCGCTGTGTTG GAACGCCAGAGTTCATGGCACCAGAGGTTTATGAAGAGGAATACAATGAATTAGTAGACATATATGCTTTTGGAATGTGCATCTTGGAGATGGTAACCTTTGAATATCCATACAGTGAATGCACCCACCCTGCTCAGATATACAAGAAAGTTATCTCT GGGAAAAAACCAGAGGCTCTTTATAAAGTAGAAGATCCAGAGGTGCGACTGTTTGTTGAAAAATGCTTAGCAACTGTGTCCCGTAGGCTCACTGCTAGGGAGCTTTTGAAGGACTCTTTTCTCCAAATTGATGATTATGGATATAATTTAAGTCCAATAGGGTACCGAGGAGATTTTGATGAATTAGGCCCTCTCTTAAGAGAACCCCACTACGGAATTTATCATAGTAACTGCTCTTTGATCAACGATTATGGCAATTATCTTGGTTATATACCTGAAAATGATTTTGAAGCAAGTGAACTTGATCTCTTCACTTGTCAAGAGGATGAGCATTTGGCAGATGTTGACATCGCAatcaaagggaaaagaagagaagatgaTGGCCTCTTTTTAAGGCTCAGAATTGTAGATAAAGAAG GCCGTATTCGAAACATCTACTTCCCATTTGACATTGAGACTGACACAGCATTGAGCGTTGCGGCAGAAATGGTGGCAGAGCTTGATATCACTGACCAAGATGTGACAAAAATAGCAGATATGATTGATGGTGAAATTTCTACCTTGGTGCCTGAGTGGAAGAGGGGGCTTGGCATAGAGGCAAGTCCACATAACACAAGTGCAAGTTTCTGTCACAATTATGTTTCAAATGGTTCTCTATTGGATTATGTGTCATCAAATAATCCAGGTGCCAAGAATCTTCAAGTTCTTCAGTGTTCTAAGCAAGGAGGTGCTGCTGTCCATGGCCGTTTCGAAGAAATTACTTATCAGGTAGAAGAGTCTGAACAATGTGTCACTGAAGGTGCACCAAAAACATCAAGCCAGTCCGGTGTTGGCATCCATTTTGCTGACATCTGGGCTCAGCTAGACGGGCCGGAATTGAGTTCACAGAGGTCAAGAGAGATCCACTGGGATGAAGGAAGTAAAACATTGGACCAAACACCCTTTGGATCAGATGAGAGAATTATAAACGTGGATGATCAATGTATATCCAATGCAAGAAACTCTCTCTCCACAACCACTTCAGCTGACTATGCCCTCTTGGATGATTCTGAGAATGAAATTAGGCAAGAATTAAGATGGCTCAAAGCAAAGTATCAAATGCAGTTGAGGGGGCTTAGAGACCAACAATTAGGAGCAAAATGGAAATCTTCAAGCATGTCTCCAAAATCGCCACCATTGGATTCTCCCCCactaaagagagagagcaatgaAACTATCCTGGAATCTTTGTCCTCTGGGAAGCATTTCACTTCAGATTTTCCCGTTGCTGCTGATAAGAAATGCTCCAGTGTGGCAAACCAAAGTGAAAATTCTGAGGGAATCAATGAGTCTTTTTGTCCTGAGAAGATGTTTACTGCCAAGAATTTCTATTCAGGAGTTTTGCTTCCACACTCTCTTCACAGGGCAACTTCTCTTCCAGTTGATGCTGTAGATGTTTAA
- the LOC115950602 gene encoding uncharacterized protein LOC115950602 isoform X1 produces MAFKFFQNHPILAFILALLFTHEILYTAFAASGGRMGGSSFSSEEEKSSYSSSNSYDVYHYHYGQPGYSRGYGSYDDNSRRVNAEPRRENDMNKSGKGFFSWLALLPFGIFGGFLLWMVCTYDTATSVVKIQVGLSGKAHSLQRDLNNLAGAGDTSEKKGFHIILTESIVALLRHQNYWISGYSSVKQKRGVEAVEKEFRQLLAEEREKFEIESLVNVDNIKVQRTLIPKDNKLRKDYIVVTLVVAVKGTPNLPPIRSTEDLRKVLYHLNSITSRETLAVEVLWTPQVEHDTLSEDELLEKYPILRPI; encoded by the exons ATGGCCTTCAAGTTTTTTCAAAATCACCCAATTCTTGCTTTCATTCTAGCTTTGTTATTCACCCATGAAATTTTGTACACAGCCTTTGCTGCCTCTGGTGGCAGAATGGGTGGTTCTTCCTTCTCTTCAGAGGAAGAAAAATCGTCATATTCCTCGTCTAATTCTTACGATGTATATCATTATCATTATGGTCAACCAGGGTATAGTCGTGGCTATGGATCCTATGATGATAATAGCCGAAGGGTCAATGCAGAGCCAAGGAGAGAGAACGATATGAATAAGAGTGGCAAGGGTTTTTTTTCATGGCTTGCTCTATTGCCATTTGgaatttttggtgggtttttacTTTGGATGGTTTGTACTTATGATACAGCAACGAGCGTTGTCAAGATTCAG GTTGGGCTATCAGGCAAGGCTCATTCACTTCAAAGAGATCTTAATAATCTTGCTGGAGCTGGAGACACATCTGAAAAGAAGGGTTTCCACATCATATTAACAG AGTCCATAGTAGCCCTGCTTCGGCATCAAAATTATTGGATCTCTGGTTATTCATCT GTGAAACAAAAGCGGGGTGTTGAAGCTGTGGAAAAGGAATTCAGACAACTTTTagctgaagagagagagaaatttgaaaTCGAGTCGCTTGTCAATGTTGACAACATAAAAGTTCAAAGAACCCTTATCCCAAAGGACAACAAACTTAGAAAAGATTACATAGTG GTCACACTCGTGGTCGCTGTTAAAGGTACACCAAATCTTCCTCCAATTAGAAGTACAGAGGACTTAAGAAAGGTCTTGTATCACTTGAATTCCATCACTTCCAGAGAAACATTG GCTGTAGAGGTGCTTTGGACCCCGCAGGTAGAACATGATACATTGTCAGAAGATGAATTGCTTGAAAAATACCCGATTTTGAGGCCAATATGA
- the LOC115950601 gene encoding probable serine/threonine-protein kinase WNK9 isoform X3: MVLQLSNQITLSLLKLIPLEDMEDTMKFLAKELQRQSIEPLMSMKELKWHGIRYRLKHRRVNIRAVKHWCRQILKGLLYLHSHDPPVIHRDLKCDNIFINGNQGEVKIGDLGLAAILRKSHAARCVGTPEFMAPEVYEEEYNELVDIYAFGMCILEMVTFEYPYSECTHPAQIYKKVISGKKPEALYKVEDPEVRLFVEKCLATVSRRLTARELLKDSFLQIDDYGYNLSPIGYRGDFDELGPLLREPHYGIYHSNCSLINDYGNYLGYIPENDFEASELDLFTCQEDEHLADVDIAIKGKRREDDGLFLRLRIVDKEGRIRNIYFPFDIETDTALSVAAEMVAELDITDQDVTKIADMIDGEISTLVPEWKRGLGIEASPHNTSASFCHNYVSNGSLLDYVSSNNPGAKNLQVLQCSKQGGAAVHGRFEEITYQVEESEQCVTEGAPKTSSQSGVGIHFADIWAQLDGPELSSQRSREIHWDEGSKTLDQTPFGSDERIINVDDQCISNARNSLSTTTSADYALLDDSENEIRQELRWLKAKYQMQLRGLRDQQLGAKWKSSSMSPKSPPLDSPPLKRESNETILESLSSGKHFTSDFPVAADKKCSSVANQSENSEGINESFCPEKMFTAKNFYSGVLLPHSLHRATSLPVDAVDV; this comes from the exons ATGGTGTTACAGCTATCGAACCAGATTACACTGAGTTTGTTGAAGTTGATCCCACTGGAAGATATGGAAGA TACAATGAAATTCTTGGCAAAGGAGCTTCAAAGACAGT CTATAGAGCCTTTGATGAGTATGAAGGAATTGAAGTGGCATGGAATCAG GTATAGGCTAAAGCACCGGAGAGTCAACATTAGAGCAGTGAAGCATTGGTGTAGACAGATTTTGAAAGGCCTTCTATATCTCCACAGCCATGACCCTCCTGTTATCCATAGGGACCTCAAGTGTGACAACATTTTTATCAATGGGAACCAAGGGGAAGTCAAGATTGGTGATCTTGGCCTTGCTGCAATCCTGCGTAAATCTCATGCTGCTCGCTGTGTTG GAACGCCAGAGTTCATGGCACCAGAGGTTTATGAAGAGGAATACAATGAATTAGTAGACATATATGCTTTTGGAATGTGCATCTTGGAGATGGTAACCTTTGAATATCCATACAGTGAATGCACCCACCCTGCTCAGATATACAAGAAAGTTATCTCT GGGAAAAAACCAGAGGCTCTTTATAAAGTAGAAGATCCAGAGGTGCGACTGTTTGTTGAAAAATGCTTAGCAACTGTGTCCCGTAGGCTCACTGCTAGGGAGCTTTTGAAGGACTCTTTTCTCCAAATTGATGATTATGGATATAATTTAAGTCCAATAGGGTACCGAGGAGATTTTGATGAATTAGGCCCTCTCTTAAGAGAACCCCACTACGGAATTTATCATAGTAACTGCTCTTTGATCAACGATTATGGCAATTATCTTGGTTATATACCTGAAAATGATTTTGAAGCAAGTGAACTTGATCTCTTCACTTGTCAAGAGGATGAGCATTTGGCAGATGTTGACATCGCAatcaaagggaaaagaagagaagatgaTGGCCTCTTTTTAAGGCTCAGAATTGTAGATAAAGAAG GCCGTATTCGAAACATCTACTTCCCATTTGACATTGAGACTGACACAGCATTGAGCGTTGCGGCAGAAATGGTGGCAGAGCTTGATATCACTGACCAAGATGTGACAAAAATAGCAGATATGATTGATGGTGAAATTTCTACCTTGGTGCCTGAGTGGAAGAGGGGGCTTGGCATAGAGGCAAGTCCACATAACACAAGTGCAAGTTTCTGTCACAATTATGTTTCAAATGGTTCTCTATTGGATTATGTGTCATCAAATAATCCAGGTGCCAAGAATCTTCAAGTTCTTCAGTGTTCTAAGCAAGGAGGTGCTGCTGTCCATGGCCGTTTCGAAGAAATTACTTATCAGGTAGAAGAGTCTGAACAATGTGTCACTGAAGGTGCACCAAAAACATCAAGCCAGTCCGGTGTTGGCATCCATTTTGCTGACATCTGGGCTCAGCTAGACGGGCCGGAATTGAGTTCACAGAGGTCAAGAGAGATCCACTGGGATGAAGGAAGTAAAACATTGGACCAAACACCCTTTGGATCAGATGAGAGAATTATAAACGTGGATGATCAATGTATATCCAATGCAAGAAACTCTCTCTCCACAACCACTTCAGCTGACTATGCCCTCTTGGATGATTCTGAGAATGAAATTAGGCAAGAATTAAGATGGCTCAAAGCAAAGTATCAAATGCAGTTGAGGGGGCTTAGAGACCAACAATTAGGAGCAAAATGGAAATCTTCAAGCATGTCTCCAAAATCGCCACCATTGGATTCTCCCCCactaaagagagagagcaatgaAACTATCCTGGAATCTTTGTCCTCTGGGAAGCATTTCACTTCAGATTTTCCCGTTGCTGCTGATAAGAAATGCTCCAGTGTGGCAAACCAAAGTGAAAATTCTGAGGGAATCAATGAGTCTTTTTGTCCTGAGAAGATGTTTACTGCCAAGAATTTCTATTCAGGAGTTTTGCTTCCACACTCTCTTCACAGGGCAACTTCTCTTCCAGTTGATGCTGTAGATGTTTAA